In Borrelia parkeri, the genomic window ATGGAGAGCATAAAAAAAATTACCAACAAACACCAACACAAATTAATAGTTTTAGTATCTACATTAGATTACGTGAACTTGAACCTTAAAAAATACACTCAAAGCAACATACTTTATTACTTTAATAACAATATGAAAAAAAATGACCAAAAACCTATCAAACTTAAAACTCTACAAAGTTATCTATATAAATTAGAAAAAGAATTTAAAGTGACAATTAATTATCACAGACATTTGGGAGTTAATATGGGAACTGAAGTTCATTATAAACTTAAATACTCTAAAAAAGAATGTCATCACATAATCAATAAACACTTTAGAGATAAAAAAGAAGAAAGATACAAAAAACGTGTCAGTGCATATATTGAAAAGACTTGCATTAAAAATAGTAGTGTAGAAAAATGGGAGTGTTTTAATAATTCTTATAATAATAAAGAAGAAGATAAAAACATAAAATACATAGAAAGATTACAAGTAGAAAAATACGCTAGGAAATGCAAATTTAAATCAAATGCTTTCTTTTCTATTTTGAATTTAGAAGCGAAAAAAGATTTTAAAATTCAATCATTTAAAGCCATTAAAATAGCTGAAAATTATAGTTACGAAAAAACAAATAGCATTAAACCAAATAACAGTAGGCTTAAGAATAAACAAAAAGAATTAAGTAAGATATTAGATGAGATAAAAGCTAATCTAAAGAATGAGGGATATGACAGCAAACAATTAAAGATCCAAATACAAAACGTGTATGAACAATATAAAAACAAACCCCACTTTATCATAGAAAGAGATAAATACATCGATTTAAAGAAGATAATAGGGAAACTTAAAGAAATAGTTGAATGTGATAATAAAAACGTGAAAGAAAATGAAAGAGACATTAGGAATAACGTATTTAGCATACTTCTTGATCAGTTAAGAGACAAATTGAACACATCGGTTTTGGTACCAATATTAAAGAATTATTTAAGCAAACAGAACAAATTAGAATATAACAAGGTATTTAGTAACCATTACTACTGTGAACTTTTAGAGTTAATGGAAAATAATAAAGATTATTTAAAATCAGGGGAATCTAAAAAAGTTACAAGTTAAGGATTAATTATGGAAAGTGTGTTAGAACGCCTTAAAGAAAAAAAGTTAGAAATTAAGGATAAGAGAGATAAACCTATCTTTATCAAGATAGAAAATAAAAATAGCAAAACTTTATATCATACAAAAATTATGATGGATTTATTTTCATTTGGCATTAATAAAAATCAACAGTACAAATTTTTTATTGCATTTAGAGGATTATTTAATAGAGAAAAGATAGAATTTTTCAGTTTGTTTGCTTTGAGAGATGATGATAAATTCTTGGGTATTTATTATGGTTGTAGAAAACCAATAAAGAATGTAGTTAGAAGATATGAAGAAAATGGTGTCATGAAGGCATCTACATTTTCAAAAGTTTATTACATAGAATTTAGATTTAAGAAGGGTAGTGTTTTTTGCTATTTAAGAGGAATTTCTTACTTACTTAGAAAAGATAAAACAGATACAAAATATTACAAATCTTTAATTGAAAAACTCACAAACTTAGAGCAACTAGTATATGAATTTTACAGTAAAAAGCTATCAGATGGAGGTCTTATAAACAAATGGATAGAAAAAAAGCAAGAGTAATAACAATCGCATCAATTAAAGGTGGTGTTGGGAAAAGTACAAGTGCTATTATACTTTCTAACCTACTAGCAAACAAGTACAAGGTACTTTTAATCGATATGGACGACCAAGCAAGTATCACAAGTTATTATTCTGATGAACTAGAAAATAAAAATATTGAGGTTTTTAAAATAAATATAGGAGAAGTTATAAAGAATAACTTAGATATTAGTAGAACTATTATTAGTATTGGTAATAATTTGGATTTAATACCTAGTTGTGTAAATGTGGATGATTTAAACACAGATTTTTATTGTGAAAATC contains:
- a CDS encoding plasmid maintenance protein — protein: MESIKKITNKHQHKLIVLVSTLDYVNLNLKKYTQSNILYYFNNNMKKNDQKPIKLKTLQSYLYKLEKEFKVTINYHRHLGVNMGTEVHYKLKYSKKECHHIINKHFRDKKEERYKKRVSAYIEKTCIKNSSVEKWECFNNSYNNKEEDKNIKYIERLQVEKYARKCKFKSNAFFSILNLEAKKDFKIQSFKAIKIAENYSYEKTNSIKPNNSRLKNKQKELSKILDEIKANLKNEGYDSKQLKIQIQNVYEQYKNKPHFIIERDKYIDLKKIIGKLKEIVECDNKNVKENERDIRNNVFSILLDQLRDKLNTSVLVPILKNYLSKQNKLEYNKVFSNHYYCELLELMENNKDYLKSGESKKVTS
- a CDS encoding DUF226 domain-containing protein; this encodes MESVLERLKEKKLEIKDKRDKPIFIKIENKNSKTLYHTKIMMDLFSFGINKNQQYKFFIAFRGLFNREKIEFFSLFALRDDDKFLGIYYGCRKPIKNVVRRYEENGVMKASTFSKVYYIEFRFKKGSVFCYLRGISYLLRKDKTDTKYYKSLIEKLTNLEQLVYEFYSKKLSDGGLINKWIEKKQE